The Mycolicibacterium hassiacum DSM 44199 genome includes a window with the following:
- the rimI gene encoding ribosomal protein S18-alanine N-acetyltransferase: MSETGPAQIVYDKLTPADAARCAELERQLFDGDDPWPERAFLAELRSRHIHYVAARVRVPEGERLVGYGGIARLGRAKPYEYEIHTIGVDPAYQGRGIGRGLLTRLLDWAADGTVFLEVRTDNTPAIKLYESVGFVTVGLRRRYYRVSGADAYTMRRDPT; encoded by the coding sequence ATGAGCGAGACCGGCCCGGCGCAGATCGTCTACGACAAACTCACCCCGGCCGACGCCGCGCGCTGCGCCGAGCTGGAACGGCAGCTGTTCGACGGCGACGACCCCTGGCCCGAACGCGCCTTTCTGGCCGAACTGCGGTCGCGCCACATTCACTACGTGGCCGCCCGGGTGCGGGTACCCGAGGGCGAGCGGCTGGTCGGCTACGGCGGCATCGCCCGGCTGGGCCGCGCCAAACCGTACGAGTACGAGATCCACACCATCGGCGTCGACCCCGCCTACCAGGGCCGCGGCATCGGCCGCGGGCTGCTGACCCGGCTGCTGGACTGGGCCGCCGACGGTACCGTCTTCCTCGAGGTCCGCACCGACAACACCCCGGCGATCAAGCTGTACGAGAGCGTCGGGTTCGTCACCGTGGGCCTGCGGCGCCGCTACTACCGGGTCAGCGGTGCGGACGCCTATACGATGCGGCGGGACCCGACATGA
- the groES gene encoding co-chaperone GroES produces the protein MASVNIKPLEDKILVQANEAETTTASGLVIPDTAKEKPQEGTVIAVGPGRWDEDGEKRIPLDVKEGDTVIYSKYGGTEIKYNGEEYLILSARDVLAVVTK, from the coding sequence GTGGCGAGCGTGAACATCAAGCCACTCGAGGACAAGATCCTCGTACAGGCCAACGAGGCCGAGACCACGACCGCGTCCGGTCTGGTCATTCCGGACACCGCCAAGGAGAAGCCGCAGGAGGGCACCGTCATCGCCGTCGGCCCGGGCCGCTGGGACGAGGATGGCGAGAAGCGGATTCCGCTGGACGTCAAGGAAGGCGACACGGTCATCTACAGCAAGTACGGCGGCACCGAGATCAAGTACAACGGCGAGGAGTACCTGATCCTGTCCGCTCGCGACGTGCTGGCGGTCGTCACCAAGTAA
- the groL gene encoding chaperonin GroEL (60 kDa chaperone family; promotes refolding of misfolded polypeptides especially under stressful conditions; forms two stacked rings of heptamers to form a barrel-shaped 14mer; ends can be capped by GroES; misfolded proteins enter the barrel where they are refolded when GroES binds), with amino-acid sequence MSKLIEFNEHARQAIEEGVDKLADAVRVTLGPRGRHVVLAKAYGGPVVTNDGVTIAREIELEDPFENLGAQLVKSVATKTNDVAGDGTTTATVLAQALVRGGLKNVAAGANPIALGAGMAKAADAVSEALLAAATPVSGKEAIAQVATVSSRDPHIGDLVGEAMTKVGNDGVVTVEESSTLDTYLEITEGVGFEKGYISGYFVTDFDRQEAVLEDALVLLHREKISSLPDLLPLLEKVAEAGKPLLIVAEDVEGEALSTLVVNAIRKTLKAVAVKAPYFGDRRKAFLEDLAIVTGGQVVNPDVGLVLRECGLEVLGKARRVVVTKDTTTIVDGGGSKEAIEQRANQLRREIEDATSDWDREKLEERLAKLAGGVAVIKVGAATETALKEKKESVEDAVAAAKAAVEEGIVAGGGSALVRARKAVDKLKETLSGDERTGAEVFAAALSAPLYWIATNAGLDGHVVVDKVAELPEGQGFNAATLEYGDLAAQGVVDPVKVTRSAVMNAASVARMVLTTETAVVEKPEEEPADAHGHHGHVH; translated from the coding sequence ATGAGCAAGCTGATTGAGTTCAACGAACATGCGCGCCAGGCGATCGAGGAGGGCGTCGACAAGCTCGCTGACGCGGTGCGGGTCACGCTCGGTCCGCGTGGCCGGCATGTGGTGTTGGCCAAGGCCTACGGCGGGCCCGTCGTCACCAACGACGGCGTGACGATCGCACGTGAGATCGAGCTCGAGGATCCGTTCGAGAACCTCGGCGCCCAGCTGGTGAAGTCGGTCGCCACCAAGACCAACGACGTGGCCGGTGACGGCACCACCACCGCGACGGTGCTGGCGCAGGCGCTGGTGCGCGGGGGCCTGAAGAACGTCGCCGCCGGAGCGAACCCGATCGCGCTGGGCGCCGGCATGGCCAAGGCCGCCGACGCGGTGTCGGAGGCGCTGCTGGCCGCGGCCACCCCGGTGTCGGGCAAGGAGGCCATCGCCCAGGTCGCCACGGTGTCGTCGCGGGATCCGCACATCGGCGATCTGGTCGGCGAGGCGATGACCAAGGTGGGCAACGACGGCGTCGTCACCGTGGAGGAGTCCTCGACGCTGGACACCTACCTGGAGATCACCGAGGGTGTCGGCTTCGAGAAGGGCTACATCTCGGGCTACTTCGTCACCGACTTCGATCGCCAGGAGGCGGTGCTCGAGGACGCGCTGGTGCTGCTGCACCGGGAGAAGATCAGCTCGCTGCCCGACCTGCTGCCGCTGCTGGAGAAGGTGGCCGAGGCCGGCAAGCCGCTGCTGATCGTCGCCGAGGACGTCGAGGGCGAGGCGCTGTCGACCCTGGTGGTCAACGCGATCCGCAAGACGCTCAAGGCCGTCGCGGTCAAGGCCCCGTACTTCGGTGATCGCCGCAAGGCGTTCCTGGAGGACCTCGCGATCGTCACCGGCGGTCAGGTGGTCAACCCGGATGTGGGCCTGGTGCTGCGCGAGTGCGGCCTGGAGGTGCTGGGCAAGGCCCGCCGCGTGGTGGTCACCAAGGACACCACCACCATCGTCGACGGTGGTGGCAGCAAGGAGGCCATCGAGCAGCGCGCCAACCAGTTGCGCCGCGAGATCGAGGACGCCACCTCCGACTGGGACCGCGAGAAGCTCGAGGAGCGGCTGGCCAAGCTGGCCGGCGGTGTCGCGGTGATCAAGGTCGGTGCGGCCACCGAGACCGCGCTCAAGGAGAAGAAGGAGAGCGTCGAGGACGCGGTCGCCGCGGCCAAGGCCGCCGTCGAGGAGGGCATCGTCGCCGGCGGTGGGTCGGCGCTGGTGCGCGCCCGCAAGGCGGTCGACAAGCTCAAGGAGACGCTGTCCGGTGACGAGCGCACCGGCGCCGAGGTGTTCGCGGCCGCGCTGTCGGCGCCGCTGTACTGGATCGCCACCAACGCCGGCCTCGACGGCCACGTCGTGGTCGACAAGGTCGCCGAACTGCCCGAGGGGCAGGGCTTCAACGCCGCGACCCTGGAGTACGGCGACCTGGCGGCCCAGGGCGTCGTCGACCCGGTCAAGGTGACCCGCTCGGCGGTGATGAACGCGGCCTCGGTCGCCCGGATGGTGCTGACCACCGAGACCGCGGTGGTCGAGAAGCCGGAGGAGGAGCCGGCCGACGCGCACGGCCACCACGGCCACGTTCACTGA
- the tsaD gene encoding tRNA (adenosine(37)-N6)-threonylcarbamoyltransferase complex transferase subunit TsaD has protein sequence MTIILAIETSCDETGVGIAELSPDGSVRLLADEVASSVDEHARFGGVVPEIASRAHLEALGPAMRRALAAAGIERPDAVAATIGPGLAGALLVGVAAAKAYAAAWGVPFYAVNHLGGHLAADVYEHGPLPECVGLLVSGGHTNLLHVRSLGEPIVELGGTVDDAAGEAYDKVARLLGLGYPGGRVLDELARTGDREAIVFPRGMSGPRDDPYAFSFSGLKTAVARYVERHPDASSADIAAGFQESVADVLTAKAVRACTDLGVSTLLIAGGVAANSRLRELAEQRCAAAGITLRIPRPRLCTDNGAMIASFAAHLIAAGAAPSPLDVASDPGLPVIQGQVA, from the coding sequence ATGACGATCATCCTGGCCATCGAGACCTCCTGCGACGAGACCGGCGTGGGCATCGCCGAGCTGAGCCCCGACGGCAGCGTCCGGCTGCTCGCCGACGAGGTCGCCTCCAGCGTCGACGAACACGCCCGGTTCGGCGGGGTGGTGCCCGAGATCGCGTCCCGGGCGCATCTGGAGGCGCTCGGACCCGCGATGCGCCGTGCGCTGGCCGCCGCCGGGATCGAGCGGCCCGACGCCGTGGCGGCCACCATCGGACCCGGTCTGGCCGGCGCGCTGCTGGTCGGGGTGGCGGCGGCGAAGGCCTACGCGGCGGCCTGGGGGGTGCCGTTCTACGCGGTCAACCACCTCGGCGGGCATCTGGCCGCCGACGTCTACGAGCACGGTCCGCTGCCGGAGTGCGTGGGCCTGCTGGTGTCGGGCGGGCACACCAACCTGCTGCACGTGCGGTCGCTGGGCGAGCCGATCGTCGAACTCGGCGGCACCGTCGACGACGCCGCCGGTGAGGCCTACGACAAGGTGGCCCGCCTGCTGGGCCTCGGCTATCCGGGCGGCCGGGTGCTCGACGAGTTGGCCCGCACCGGGGACCGGGAGGCGATCGTGTTCCCGCGCGGGATGTCCGGCCCGCGCGACGACCCGTATGCGTTCAGCTTCTCCGGGCTCAAGACCGCGGTGGCCCGCTACGTCGAACGGCACCCCGACGCGTCGTCGGCCGACATCGCCGCCGGGTTCCAGGAATCGGTGGCCGACGTGCTCACCGCCAAGGCCGTGCGCGCCTGCACCGACCTCGGGGTGTCGACGCTGCTGATCGCCGGCGGGGTGGCGGCCAACTCGCGGCTGCGCGAGCTGGCCGAACAGCGCTGCGCGGCGGCCGGGATCACGCTGCGCATCCCGCGACCGCGGCTGTGCACCGACAACGGGGCGATGATCGCCTCGTTCGCGGCGCATCTGATCGCCGCCGGTGCCGCGCCGTCGCCGCTGGACGTGGCCAGCGATCCGGGGCTGCCGGTGATCCAGGGGCAGGTCGCGTGA
- a CDS encoding nuclear transport factor 2 family protein, protein MELAALADRLAITELLYRYAELVDAGDFDGVGALLARARFGPDGPGEQGVTGAGAIAALFAATTRRYPGHGNTPRTRHLVLNPIVELRGPDAAAARSTFCVVQQTETVPLQPIVVGRYADTFARDRSADSPHRGWYFAERRVAVEMVGDVSAHLAVDPRDFGGQALGRP, encoded by the coding sequence GTGGAACTCGCAGCGCTGGCCGACCGGCTGGCGATCACCGAGTTGCTGTACCGCTACGCCGAGCTGGTCGACGCCGGGGACTTCGACGGGGTGGGTGCGCTGCTGGCCCGGGCCCGGTTCGGTCCGGACGGGCCGGGGGAGCAGGGCGTGACCGGTGCCGGGGCGATCGCCGCGCTGTTCGCCGCCACCACCCGCCGCTATCCCGGCCACGGCAACACCCCGCGCACCCGCCACCTGGTGCTCAACCCGATCGTCGAGCTGCGCGGCCCCGATGCGGCGGCCGCCCGGTCGACGTTCTGCGTGGTGCAGCAGACCGAGACGGTGCCGCTGCAGCCGATCGTCGTCGGCCGCTACGCCGACACGTTCGCCCGGGACCGGTCCGCCGACAGTCCGCATCGCGGCTGGTATTTCGCCGAGCGTCGGGTCGCGGTCGAGATGGTCGGCGACGTGTCGGCGCACCTGGCCGTGGATCCGCGCGACTTCGGTGGTCAGGCACTGGGGCGACCTTGA